In Geminocystis sp. NIES-3709, a single genomic region encodes these proteins:
- a CDS encoding NAD(P)/FAD-dependent oxidoreductase: MTTKIAIIGAGLSGLTIAKLLQNKQFSIDIFDKGRGVGGRMSSRRTQWGYIDHGAQYFTVKTFLFREFLQKYSSIITPWGGKFACWQDGEFISISLENSRYVPTIAMSNLCKNIAMGLKVRLETRITHLEKSTSWTLIDENDQKYLGYDFVIITAPPIQTFDLLKSHTIIADSIEGLKMYPCFSLMIIPETKLNISFDSIEFQHPILGWVAVNDSKPLRGENGAMVIQSNFLWAEENLEQNREILGKILKKTTEDIFEIKFNKILYESLHLWRYAIPQQSINHELTMLDQEYYLDMDQNIGVCGDWCLNGKIESAFLSGYHLAEKITNL; the protein is encoded by the coding sequence ATGACAACAAAAATAGCTATTATTGGGGCTGGATTATCAGGATTAACCATAGCCAAACTATTGCAAAATAAACAATTTTCTATCGATATTTTTGATAAAGGCCGAGGAGTCGGTGGTAGAATGTCTAGCCGTAGGACACAATGGGGATATATTGATCATGGTGCCCAATATTTTACTGTTAAAACCTTTTTATTTCGAGAATTTCTACAAAAATATAGCTCTATTATCACTCCTTGGGGGGGAAAATTTGCCTGTTGGCAGGATGGAGAATTTATTTCTATATCATTAGAAAATTCTCGTTATGTACCAACGATCGCCATGAGTAATTTATGCAAGAATATTGCTATGGGGTTAAAGGTACGATTAGAAACCAGAATTACTCATCTTGAAAAATCGACATCTTGGACATTGATTGATGAAAATGATCAAAAATATTTGGGCTATGATTTTGTCATTATTACGGCGCCCCCAATACAAACTTTCGATTTATTAAAATCCCATACTATTATTGCAGACTCGATCGAAGGATTGAAAATGTATCCTTGTTTTAGTTTGATGATAATTCCTGAAACAAAACTTAATATTTCTTTTGATAGTATAGAGTTTCAACATCCGATACTAGGTTGGGTTGCCGTAAATGATAGTAAGCCATTACGAGGCGAAAATGGTGCGATGGTGATTCAGTCCAATTTTTTATGGGCTGAGGAAAATTTAGAGCAAAATAGAGAAATATTAGGGAAAATTTTGAAAAAAACCACTGAAGATATTTTTGAGATTAAATTTAATAAAATTCTTTATGAATCTTTACATTTATGGCGTTATGCTATTCCTCAACAATCCATAAATCATGAACTCACAATGCTCGATCAAGAATATTATTTAGATATGGATCAAAATATTGGTGTGTGCGGTGATTGGTGTTTAAATGGCAAGATTGAATCAGCTTTTTTAAGTGGTTATCATTTAGCTGAAAAAATAACTAATTTATGA